The Acinonyx jubatus isolate Ajub_Pintada_27869175 chromosome A2, VMU_Ajub_asm_v1.0, whole genome shotgun sequence genomic sequence tatttttatcttgttgttgttgttgttgttgctaagtTGTAGGAGTTCTCTGTATGTTCtgggatattaatcccttatcagatctatgatttgcaaatatttcctcccattctgtgagCTATCTTTTTACTTTGCGGGTGgtatcttttgatgcacaaaatgtaaacatttttatacagtccaattttttttctattgttaccTGTAGgtacaatattataaaaaaatgacTCTATCGGTGAATGAATGGACAgggagtggatgggtgggtgtgtGAGTGGCAGATGTGGAGATGATTCTGTAGTCGGATGGGGGATAGATGGAATGTTTGAATGAGCAGAGGGATGGACAAATCAGATGGTGGGTGGGTGCTTGAGGGGATAAATGGATAGATGGTTGAGtaggtgggtagagggatggacAAATGGACAGTTGAGTGAGTGCATAGATGGATCGATCATCTTATGAATGTGTGGGTaggcggatggatggatgggcagatgcgAAATTCTGGCCATGTATCGAGGAGGTCTTGGGACATAACCTAGGCACAATTCAGATGACTACTGGCTTATTTTTTGAACCCAGCTTGACTCAGTTTAACTCCATGGacacacattctttctttccaggTTCAGCCCTCTTTCATTCTCCCTCTGGGTCTCCAAGGATCTTAACCTGGAGCTCAGACCAGACTGAGCTCTAGGCTTATCAGCTGACTTCTCAGCGGTAAGAACCCCGGGGAAAGAGCCTGCATCCTCTAAGGACACGGTCAGTGCCCCACCGGCTCTCCGTGAAGACTGTGGTCTGCTCCTAAGCTTTTCCCGGCCAAGCGGCCTCTCTGGAagcctcccccactcctctgccAGACACCCAATGGTCCCACcagctcctctcctcttcctctccattacacccctctctgcctccatcctggtcaccccccaccctccccgctcCCACTCCACCTGCGCCCTTACCTGTCTGTGATGGTGGGGTCACAGGATAAATTAGAGGGAGGGTCATCCTGGtcagcctcctgcctcctgtccAAGACCCCTCTCTTGTgttccaggtgccccaggcagccATGGACGTGGGTCTCTCCAGCCTGCCAGTTGTATCTCAGGGTTGCAGCAAGACCCTGCGGGGAGCACGCGGCAGGGGTCCGGCCATCCGGAGGCAGCGGGAGTTCATGCCGGAAGAGAAGAAGGACACAGTTTACTGGGAGAAGCGGAGGAAGAACAATGAAGCCGCCAAGAGGTCCCGGGAAAAGCGGCGACTCAACGACGCGGCCCTCGAGGGCAGGCTAGCCGTGCTGCTGGAGGAAAACACTCTGCTCAGGGCCGAGCTGTGGACACTGAGGCATCGCTTTGGCCTTCTGCCCTCCGTCGCTGGCTCCCGGGCCCTGCCCCTGCAGGCCATGCTATGGGACGCCCCCTGGCCTGGGGACCCCTGCTCTAGGGCcgaacccctcccctccctctctggctcccGTGGCTGCTTTTTGAGGCCATACGCCCTGGACACTGGGGTTCCGGGATGCGGGGGCTGTCTGGTGGCTCACAGGTGGACTGGTCTGGCCACCTCCCCCAGGTGCCCGCAGGACCCTgcgccccctgcccccaagaGAATGGACATGGCCTTGCAGGCTGCCCTCCCAGCTGCCTTATTCAGTTGTCACCTCCTGGATGGGCATGGGGGGACCAGACCGGAGCTCAGGCCCTTCTGGAGGCTGTGGTCACCCATGCCCACTGGTTACCAGGCTTCGGGGCCCTCAGATGTGTTGCTCACACCCTCTGCTGACCCGATGGAGCTGCCTCCCGGGGTGGTCTATCCTGTCCCAGGGAACGACTCTGAGGGtcagccctccctgccccacaaACTGCGCATCAAGTCCCAAGCCTCGGGCAGAGTGCCTCCAGGGTGGGCGGATGGCCGGGGCCCCCTCTGAGGGCTCCCCGGGGGCAGGGCTGGCCTGCAAGGGGATTTTGGGACTGAGCATGGGTTTGTGCAGGGGAAGATGAGTGGCTTGCCCCTGACTCAGCTCCCAGCACTGGGCGAGGCCACAGAGGGGGTCCACTTCTCAGTGTCCAggtctggaggaggggacagggttTCAACTCGGATCATACGTGGTTCCCATCCTGCCTAAAGTATGTGCTTTGGGTagtccctttccctccctcccttccttcctcccttgccttccctcctccctccctcctcccactctcctccctccttccttcctttctttctttcttccttcctccctccctccctccctccctccttccttcctccctccctccttccttcctttctttctttcttccttcctccctccctccctccttccttcctccctccttccttccttccttcctccctcctttctttctttcttcctttcttccttcctccctccctcctttcctcccttgccttccttcctccctccctcctttcctcccttgccttcctccctccctccctccctccctccttccttcctccctccctccttccttccttccttccttccttccttctttccttcctccctccttcctttctttcttcctttcttccttcctccctccctcctttcctcccttgccttccttcctccctgtctcctcccactttcctccctccttcctttcttccttccttcctccctccttccttccttcctccttccttccttcttccttccttccttccttccttccttccttccttccttcccttactccctcccccctccctgactTCCatccaccattcattcattcattcgttcactcattctCTTACACATTAACTCTCACAATTTCCCCGCCCCCTCACCCGCCCACTCATGATCTTTGAACCCTCCCTCTGTGCTCAGCTTAGTGGCCAGTGTGAGGACACCCTCCCGGCTTTGGGATTCCGATTCCGGAGGTAGTGGTGGGGGTTTGGGGTTGGACATACTGAGGGCCATGCTCAAGAAGGAGGTAATGTCTCAGGATGTCTGAAGCCTTGTGTCTTAGGGGCTTACTTAGCAGCTAGTTTGGGAGCCAGACTTACCCAGTTCAGATGGCTTCCCCTTGTGTCTTGGGTCAGGGTCTTGAAGCATCGGAACACGTCAGCAatattgggggaggggtgggagtccatttcttctctctccctggctgCCCATGGCCGCTGAGCACGCACACTCCCAGCTGGACAGGAGAAGGGACCATTCTGCGGGGAAGGTCTCCCAGGGACCCTGGAGCCCCACAGCTCATGAAACCTTCCCGCCTCAGTTTCTCACTCAGTTGGATAAAAAGCCCCCAACTTCGACTGTGGGGAGAACTGGGTGGGGGGGCCCTCCTCCGGGCGGATGTGGTCTCTGAGTCCTGCATGCCCTTGGCCAGCTAGCTCTGGGTCATTGGGCCTcaggcaccccacccctctccccagaaGCCTCAGGGGCTGGGCCCTTTTTGGCCACCCTGGGTTTGTCACGGTCACAAATGTGTGCCAGCTGAGAGCACTGCTCCTATACTGGGCAGC encodes the following:
- the NFILZ gene encoding NFIL3 like protein codes for the protein MDVGLSSLPVVSQGCSKTLRGARGRGPAIRRQREFMPEEKKDTVYWEKRRKNNEAAKRSREKRRLNDAALEGRLAVLLEENTLLRAELWTLRHRFGLLPSVAGSRALPLQAMLWDAPWPGDPCSRAEPLPSLSGSRGCFLRPYALDTGVPGCGGCLVAHRWTGLATSPRCPQDPAPPAPKRMDMALQAALPAALFSCHLLDGHGGTRPELRPFWRLWSPMPTGYQASGPSDVLLTPSADPMELPPGVVYPVPGNDSEGQPSLPHKLRIKSQASGRVPPGWADGRGPL